A section of the Oncorhynchus tshawytscha isolate Ot180627B linkage group LG09, Otsh_v2.0, whole genome shotgun sequence genome encodes:
- the LOC112235627 gene encoding perforin-1 isoform X1, whose product MYWQREESRNDRWNIYIFFLRSSSVIIFSTRAQGGEKASPHDKDRTPNALAGIQTTLVTLLWLWGWWLTPVLPSCTTGRPARCKAAMSAPGTNLAGEGFNIVTMERKQAYVVDVDNWKTPNGACTLCVNPFMEGQTQRLPAAVVDWRPLHQCHMKLSSIVFDSSESFVSSSQTDVDGSWQIGLDVNIPNANGSAMVGGTHSRAAKTVMSQSKEDKYSFIKQDIHCSYYSYRLIEDPPLHPEFSRSLGILPPLYTDQTKADYNRFLATFGTHYIRKVKLGGRVKGVTSLRVCKAAVNGYNENEIKDCLEAEASVATNCGTAEANAETKFCKSDLKKRNTSDTFSSTFNERFTEVVGGQTDGTPDLLFSKIGENSKAFADWASSLKTIPDIINYSLHPLHLLVKKASKRAGLKKAVEDYILKHALFKHCSGKCKGSSRSSTHDSCQCVCQTSKEMTSQCCPQEKGLAHLTVTVKKARDLWGDTTSQTDGFVKVLMGKDVKQTRVIHNNDNPMWKEVFKFGTVKLSLASELKFTVYDEDNWSNELLGECKVQPVKAGIHDDMCPMSHGSLFYSYKVDCAPGLRGHTCGEYAPSGMNSDLSYLYTSRNALNMTQELLAHIRMGQPLGDPLTFLVKQRDNDHPALS is encoded by the exons GTGGAGAAAAAGCAAGCCCTCATGACAAAGACAGGACCCCCAATGCATTGGCTG gcaTACAGACTACTCTGGTGACCCTGCTATGGCTGTGGGGATGGTGGCTGACCCCCGTTCTGCCCTCGTGCACCACGGGCCGGCCAGCAAGGTGCAAGGCTGCCATGTCAGCTCCTGGTACCAACCTGGCGGGCGAGGGTTTCAACATTGTCACCATGGAGCGCAAGCAggcctatgttgttgatgtggacaactGGAAGACCCCAAATGGAGCCTGtaccctctgtgttaaccctttCATGGAGGGCCAGACTCAGAGGCTGCCCGCAGCTGTGGTGGACTGGCGTCCCTTGCATCAGTGTCACATGAAGTTGTCCAGCATTGTCTTCGACTCCAGCGAGTCGTTTGTGAGCAGCAGCCAGACAGAT GTGGACGGCAGTTGGCAGATTGGTCTGGACGTTAATATCCCCAACGCTAATGGGTCGGCCATGGTGGGGGGTACCCACTCCAGAGCTGCCAAGACGGTGATGAGCCAGTCCAAGGAGGACAAGTACAGCTTCATCAAACAGGATATACACTGCTCCTATTACAG TTACCGACTGATAGAGGACCCTCCCCTGCACCCCGAATTCTCTCGCTCCCTGGGCATCCTGCCCCCCCTCTACACCGACCAGACCAAGGCTGACTACAATCGTTTCCTTGCGACCTTCGGTACCCACTATATCCGGAAGGTTAAACTGGGGGGGCGGGTGAAGGGCGTCACCTCACTGCGCGTGTGCAAG GCGGCCGTCAATGGTTACAACGAGAACGAGATCAAGGACTGCCTGGAGGCCGAGGCCTCTGTCGCCACCAACTGCGGAACAGCCGAAGCCAATGCAGAGACAAAGTTCTgcaagagtgacctcaaaaaacgTAACACCAGTGACACCTTCAGCAGTACCTTCAACGAGAG GTTTACCGAGGTGGTGGGGGGACAGACGGACGGAACGCCCGACCTGCTCTTCTCCAAGATTGGTGAAAACTCCAAGGCCTTCGCTGATTGGGCAAGTAGCCTGAAAACCATACCTGATATCATCAactactctctccatcctctccacctATTGGTGAAAAAGGCCAGCAAGAGGGCGGGGCTGAAGAAGGCCGTGGAGGACTACATCCTGAAACACGCCCTGTTCAAGCACTGCTCTGGGAAGTGCAAGGGAAGCTCCAGGTCCAGTACCCATGActcctgtcagtgtgtgtgccagACCAGTAAGGAGATGACCAGCCAATGCTGCCCGCAGGAGAAGGGCTTGGCTCACCTTACCGTCACCGTGAAGAAAGCCAGGGACCTCTGGGGAGACACCACCTCCCAGACCGACGGCTTTGTCAAG GTGCTCATGGGAAAAGACGTCAAGCAGACCAGGGTGATCCATAACAACGACAACCCCATGTGGAAGGAGGTCTTCAAATTTGGGACAGTCAAGCTGTCCCTGGCCAGCGAGCTCAAGTTCACTGTATACGATGAAGACAATTGGTCGAACGAACTCCTGGGTGAATGCAAAGTCCAGCCCGTCAAAGCTGGGATTCACGACGATATGTGTCCCATGAGTCACGGCAGCCTGTTCTACTCCTACAAGGTCGACTGCGCCCCAGGGCTTCGGGGCCACACCTGTGGGGAGTACGCCCCTTCCGGGATGAACTCTGACCTCTCTTACCTCTATACCTCCCGCAACGCCCTGAACATGACTCAGGAACTGCTGGCTCACATCCGGATGGGCCAGCCCCTAGGAGACCCTTTGACCTTCTTGGTGAAGCAGAGGGATAATGATCACCCTGCCCTCAGTTAG
- the LOC112235629 gene encoding endonuclease domain-containing 1 protein, giving the protein MAPLWAQAFLLVTMAMTDVQGTVEKELSPECREFLYMGTPPVGLEDHSLQKICQRYNNKPRYVTLYDTANHVPIYSAYTFKRSDGEKRVDVPWMYEPQLSTVSDTREMQPFPRGYMHSNFEDAQAILDDYTNAVLYERGHLNPDEHQADPDDKASTYTLTNVVPQVREFRAGTWKEQEQVIRKRLNNYCHGTAYVVTGITTSGNMIRRHNIDRVAVPTYLWSAYCCTDYDHNAPYDERYKFPAFAHYALNEKENNQVLELSIKKLEEFLQRSTFVDKNFQIFVDDCVPPAFALH; this is encoded by the exons ATGGCCCCACTCTGGGCACAGGCCTTCCTCCTGGTCACCATGGCGATGACGGATGTCCAGGGAACGGTGGAGAAGGAGCTCTCTCCAGAGTGCAGGGAGTTCCTGTACATGGGGACGCCCCCCGTGGGCCTGGAGGACCACTCGCTCCAGAAGATCTGCCAACGCTACAACAACAAGCCGCGCTATGTCACGCTGTACGACACGGCCAACCACGTCCCCATCTACTCCGCCTACACCTTCAAACGCTCCGACGGGGAGAAAAGGGTGGACGTGCCCTGGATGTACGAGCCACAG CTGTCCACAGTTTCTGACACCAGGGAGATGCAGCCATTCCCGCGCGGCTACATGCACAGTAACTTTGAGGACGCCCAGGCCATCCTGGACGACTACACCAACGCCGTCCTCTACGAGCGTGGCCACCTCAACCCTGACGAGCACCAAGCCGACCCAGACGACAAGGCCTCCACCTACACGCTGACCAACGTGGTGCCCCAG GTCAGAGAGTTCAGGGCGGGCACCTGGAAAGAGCAGGAGCAAGTGATCCGCAAGCGCCTCAACAACTACTGCCACGGCACCGCCTACGTTGTCACCGGAATCACCACTTCAGGGAACATGATCCGGCGCCATAACATTGACCGCGTGGCGGTCCCGACGTACCTGTGGTCGGCCTACTGCTGTACCGACTACGACCACAACGCGCCGTACGATGAGCGCTACAAGTTTCCGGCGTTCGCCCACTACGCCCTCAATGAGAAGGAGAACAACCAG GTCCTGGAGCTATCCATCAAGAAACTGGAGGAGTTCCTCCAGAGGTCCACCTTCGTGGACAAGAACTTCCAGATCTTTGTGGACGACTGTGTCCCGCCTGCCTTTGCTCTGCATTAG
- the LOC112235627 gene encoding perforin-1 isoform X3 yields the protein MSGIQTTLVTLLWLWGWWLTPVLPSCTTGRPARCKAAMSAPGTNLAGEGFNIVTMERKQAYVVDVDNWKTPNGACTLCVNPFMEGQTQRLPAAVVDWRPLHQCHMKLSSIVFDSSESFVSSSQTDVDGSWQIGLDVNIPNANGSAMVGGTHSRAAKTVMSQSKEDKYSFIKQDIHCSYYSYRLIEDPPLHPEFSRSLGILPPLYTDQTKADYNRFLATFGTHYIRKVKLGGRVKGVTSLRVCKAAVNGYNENEIKDCLEAEASVATNCGTAEANAETKFCKSDLKKRNTSDTFSSTFNERFTEVVGGQTDGTPDLLFSKIGENSKAFADWASSLKTIPDIINYSLHPLHLLVKKASKRAGLKKAVEDYILKHALFKHCSGKCKGSSRSSTHDSCQCVCQTSKEMTSQCCPQEKGLAHLTVTVKKARDLWGDTTSQTDGFVKVLMGKDVKQTRVIHNNDNPMWKEVFKFGTVKLSLASELKFTVYDEDNWSNELLGECKVQPVKAGIHDDMCPMSHGSLFYSYKVDCAPGLRGHTCGEYAPSGMNSDLSYLYTSRNALNMTQELLAHIRMGQPLGDPLTFLVKQRDNDHPALS from the exons ATGTCAG gcaTACAGACTACTCTGGTGACCCTGCTATGGCTGTGGGGATGGTGGCTGACCCCCGTTCTGCCCTCGTGCACCACGGGCCGGCCAGCAAGGTGCAAGGCTGCCATGTCAGCTCCTGGTACCAACCTGGCGGGCGAGGGTTTCAACATTGTCACCATGGAGCGCAAGCAggcctatgttgttgatgtggacaactGGAAGACCCCAAATGGAGCCTGtaccctctgtgttaaccctttCATGGAGGGCCAGACTCAGAGGCTGCCCGCAGCTGTGGTGGACTGGCGTCCCTTGCATCAGTGTCACATGAAGTTGTCCAGCATTGTCTTCGACTCCAGCGAGTCGTTTGTGAGCAGCAGCCAGACAGAT GTGGACGGCAGTTGGCAGATTGGTCTGGACGTTAATATCCCCAACGCTAATGGGTCGGCCATGGTGGGGGGTACCCACTCCAGAGCTGCCAAGACGGTGATGAGCCAGTCCAAGGAGGACAAGTACAGCTTCATCAAACAGGATATACACTGCTCCTATTACAG TTACCGACTGATAGAGGACCCTCCCCTGCACCCCGAATTCTCTCGCTCCCTGGGCATCCTGCCCCCCCTCTACACCGACCAGACCAAGGCTGACTACAATCGTTTCCTTGCGACCTTCGGTACCCACTATATCCGGAAGGTTAAACTGGGGGGGCGGGTGAAGGGCGTCACCTCACTGCGCGTGTGCAAG GCGGCCGTCAATGGTTACAACGAGAACGAGATCAAGGACTGCCTGGAGGCCGAGGCCTCTGTCGCCACCAACTGCGGAACAGCCGAAGCCAATGCAGAGACAAAGTTCTgcaagagtgacctcaaaaaacgTAACACCAGTGACACCTTCAGCAGTACCTTCAACGAGAG GTTTACCGAGGTGGTGGGGGGACAGACGGACGGAACGCCCGACCTGCTCTTCTCCAAGATTGGTGAAAACTCCAAGGCCTTCGCTGATTGGGCAAGTAGCCTGAAAACCATACCTGATATCATCAactactctctccatcctctccacctATTGGTGAAAAAGGCCAGCAAGAGGGCGGGGCTGAAGAAGGCCGTGGAGGACTACATCCTGAAACACGCCCTGTTCAAGCACTGCTCTGGGAAGTGCAAGGGAAGCTCCAGGTCCAGTACCCATGActcctgtcagtgtgtgtgccagACCAGTAAGGAGATGACCAGCCAATGCTGCCCGCAGGAGAAGGGCTTGGCTCACCTTACCGTCACCGTGAAGAAAGCCAGGGACCTCTGGGGAGACACCACCTCCCAGACCGACGGCTTTGTCAAG GTGCTCATGGGAAAAGACGTCAAGCAGACCAGGGTGATCCATAACAACGACAACCCCATGTGGAAGGAGGTCTTCAAATTTGGGACAGTCAAGCTGTCCCTGGCCAGCGAGCTCAAGTTCACTGTATACGATGAAGACAATTGGTCGAACGAACTCCTGGGTGAATGCAAAGTCCAGCCCGTCAAAGCTGGGATTCACGACGATATGTGTCCCATGAGTCACGGCAGCCTGTTCTACTCCTACAAGGTCGACTGCGCCCCAGGGCTTCGGGGCCACACCTGTGGGGAGTACGCCCCTTCCGGGATGAACTCTGACCTCTCTTACCTCTATACCTCCCGCAACGCCCTGAACATGACTCAGGAACTGCTGGCTCACATCCGGATGGGCCAGCCCCTAGGAGACCCTTTGACCTTCTTGGTGAAGCAGAGGGATAATGATCACCCTGCCCTCAGTTAG
- the LOC112235630 gene encoding endonuclease domain-containing 1 protein isoform X3, with product MGRRGWTRPGCTSHSWCLGMRVGNMKVLPPSDEPEPLIQESQAVLEDYSDAVEYSRGLLNPDQHQADPDDKASTYTLTNVVPQITDFLEETWSSYLDTVRRRLNNFCRGKQSYVVTGVTVSGATIRRGNEDRMGIPKHVWLAYCCPRFDRNSPYEPH from the exons ATGGGAAGAAGAGGATGGACACGCCCTGGATGTACGAGCCACAG CTGGTGTCTGGGAATGAGGGTGGGGAACATGAAGGTGCTGCCCCCTAGTGATGAGCCGGAGCCTCTGATCCAGGAGAGCCAGGCGGTGCTGGAGGACTACTCAGACGCCGTGGAGTACTCCCGAGGCCTGCTCAACCCAGACCAGCACCAGGCGGACCCAGACGATAAGGCCTCCACCTACACCCTGACCAACGTGGTACCCCAG ATCACAGACTTCCTGGAAGAGACCTGGAGCTCCTATTTGGATACCGTGCGCCGCCGCCTCAATAACTTCTGCCGCGGAAAGCAGTCCTACGTGGTAACCGGGGTTACAGTCTCCGGGGCGACCATACGTCGGGGGAACGAGGACCGCATGGGGATCCCCAAACACGTGTGGTTGGCTTACTGTTGCCCACGGTTCGACCGTAACTCTCCCTACGAG CCACACTAA
- the LOC112235630 gene encoding uncharacterized protein LOC112235630 isoform X2: MGRRGWTRPGCTSHSWCLGMRVGNMKVLPPSDEPEPLIQESQAVLEDYSDAVEYSRGLLNPDQHQADPDDKASTYTLTNVVPQITDFLEETWSSYLDTVRRRLNNFCRGKQSYVVTGVTVSGATIRRGNEDRMGIPKHVWLAYCCPRFDRNSPYEVRFMFPSYGAYALNEQEDHGVMEVPLKTLESFLKKQTDMDSNLAIFYGDCVSENTFKKKRKR; the protein is encoded by the exons ATGGGAAGAAGAGGATGGACACGCCCTGGATGTACGAGCCACAG CTGGTGTCTGGGAATGAGGGTGGGGAACATGAAGGTGCTGCCCCCTAGTGATGAGCCGGAGCCTCTGATCCAGGAGAGCCAGGCGGTGCTGGAGGACTACTCAGACGCCGTGGAGTACTCCCGAGGCCTGCTCAACCCAGACCAGCACCAGGCGGACCCAGACGATAAGGCCTCCACCTACACCCTGACCAACGTGGTACCCCAG ATCACAGACTTCCTGGAAGAGACCTGGAGCTCCTATTTGGATACCGTGCGCCGCCGCCTCAATAACTTCTGCCGCGGAAAGCAGTCCTACGTGGTAACCGGGGTTACAGTCTCCGGGGCGACCATACGTCGGGGGAACGAGGACCGCATGGGGATCCCCAAACACGTGTGGTTGGCTTACTGTTGCCCACGGTTCGACCGTAACTCTCCCTACGAGGTGCGTTTCATGTTCCCTAGCTATGGTGCCTATGCACTGAATGAACAGGAGGACCATGGAGTCATGGAGGTGCCTTTAAAGACACTGGAGAGCTTCCTGaagaaacaaacagacatggatAGTAATCTGGCTATCTTCTACGGGGACTGTGTGTCAGAGAACACCTTCAAAAAGAAAAGGAAGAgatag
- the LOC112235630 gene encoding endonuclease domain-containing 1 protein isoform X1 gives MLLSCVLLALALLPLPPPVNSSVDSSFRECSQFLYRGLAPRGLQGTRGLQKVCQHYGDKARYATLYDPAGRIPLFSAYTFKRSNGESREGLPWMYEPQLSRGSGTGNMQPFPGSPSSLLALEESQAVLADYSDAVVYERGQLNPDQHQASPGDKASTYTLTNVVPQAKEFLHHHWLPYLEGIRKRLNNYCRGTAYIISGVITTGNTIRRGNVNRVGVPKHLWTAYCCPDFDLSAPYELRYKFPTYAAYGLNDVVDNAVTETSTKSVEALVNREMAVDQDFQLFNGNCVPEV, from the exons ATGTTGCTGTCCTGTGTACTCCTGGCTCTGGCCCTGCTTCCTCTACCTCCCCCAGTAAACTCCAGCGTGGACTCCTCCTTCAGGGAATGCAGCCAGTTCCTGTACAGGGGCCTGGCCCCAAGGGGCCTCCAGGGGACTCGGGGCCTCCAGAAGGTTTGCCAGCATTACGGGGACAAGGCGCGCTACGCCACCCTGTACGACCCAGCAGGCAGGATCCCCCTCTTCTCCGCCTACACCTTTAAACGATCCAATGGTGAGAGCAGGGAAGGTCTGCCCTGGATGTACGAACCACAG cTGTCCCGTGGCTCTGGGACGGGTAACATGCAGCCCTTCCCCGGTTCTCCCTCCAGCCTCCTGGCCCTAGAGGAGAGCCAGGCGGTGCTGGCCGACTACTCCGACGCAGTCGTCTACGAGCGTGGCCAACTGAATCCCGACCAGCACCAGGCCAGTCCTGGGGACAAGGCCTCGACCTACACCCTGACCAACGTGGTTCCCCAGGCTAAGGAGTTCCTCCACCACCACTGGCTACCCTACCTGGAGGGCATCCGCAAACGCCTCAACAACTATTGTCGTGGAACGGCTTACATCATCAGTGGCGTCATCACCACTGGGAACACCATCCGGAGAGGTAACGTTAACCGGGTGGGGGTACCCAAACATCTGTGGACAGCCTACTGCTGTCCTGATTTTGATCTCAGTGCGCCGTATGAGCTCCGGTACAAGTTCCCTACTTATGCAGCCTACGGGCTTAATGACGTGGTAGATAACGCGGTCACGGAGACGTCGACGAAGAGCGTGGAGGCGTTGGTGAATAGAGAGATGGCTGTGGATCAGGACTTTCAGCTGTTCAATGGAAACTGTGTCCCTGAAGTGTGA
- the LOC112235627 gene encoding perforin-1 isoform X2, with translation MKLLGLILFSSAMRHSSICLRRVSRIQTTLVTLLWLWGWWLTPVLPSCTTGRPARCKAAMSAPGTNLAGEGFNIVTMERKQAYVVDVDNWKTPNGACTLCVNPFMEGQTQRLPAAVVDWRPLHQCHMKLSSIVFDSSESFVSSSQTDVDGSWQIGLDVNIPNANGSAMVGGTHSRAAKTVMSQSKEDKYSFIKQDIHCSYYSYRLIEDPPLHPEFSRSLGILPPLYTDQTKADYNRFLATFGTHYIRKVKLGGRVKGVTSLRVCKAAVNGYNENEIKDCLEAEASVATNCGTAEANAETKFCKSDLKKRNTSDTFSSTFNERFTEVVGGQTDGTPDLLFSKIGENSKAFADWASSLKTIPDIINYSLHPLHLLVKKASKRAGLKKAVEDYILKHALFKHCSGKCKGSSRSSTHDSCQCVCQTSKEMTSQCCPQEKGLAHLTVTVKKARDLWGDTTSQTDGFVKVLMGKDVKQTRVIHNNDNPMWKEVFKFGTVKLSLASELKFTVYDEDNWSNELLGECKVQPVKAGIHDDMCPMSHGSLFYSYKVDCAPGLRGHTCGEYAPSGMNSDLSYLYTSRNALNMTQELLAHIRMGQPLGDPLTFLVKQRDNDHPALS, from the exons ATGAAACTTCTGGGCCTAATCTTGTTTTCTAGTGCCATGAGACATTCATCCATCTGTCTGCGAAGGGTTTCTC gcaTACAGACTACTCTGGTGACCCTGCTATGGCTGTGGGGATGGTGGCTGACCCCCGTTCTGCCCTCGTGCACCACGGGCCGGCCAGCAAGGTGCAAGGCTGCCATGTCAGCTCCTGGTACCAACCTGGCGGGCGAGGGTTTCAACATTGTCACCATGGAGCGCAAGCAggcctatgttgttgatgtggacaactGGAAGACCCCAAATGGAGCCTGtaccctctgtgttaaccctttCATGGAGGGCCAGACTCAGAGGCTGCCCGCAGCTGTGGTGGACTGGCGTCCCTTGCATCAGTGTCACATGAAGTTGTCCAGCATTGTCTTCGACTCCAGCGAGTCGTTTGTGAGCAGCAGCCAGACAGAT GTGGACGGCAGTTGGCAGATTGGTCTGGACGTTAATATCCCCAACGCTAATGGGTCGGCCATGGTGGGGGGTACCCACTCCAGAGCTGCCAAGACGGTGATGAGCCAGTCCAAGGAGGACAAGTACAGCTTCATCAAACAGGATATACACTGCTCCTATTACAG TTACCGACTGATAGAGGACCCTCCCCTGCACCCCGAATTCTCTCGCTCCCTGGGCATCCTGCCCCCCCTCTACACCGACCAGACCAAGGCTGACTACAATCGTTTCCTTGCGACCTTCGGTACCCACTATATCCGGAAGGTTAAACTGGGGGGGCGGGTGAAGGGCGTCACCTCACTGCGCGTGTGCAAG GCGGCCGTCAATGGTTACAACGAGAACGAGATCAAGGACTGCCTGGAGGCCGAGGCCTCTGTCGCCACCAACTGCGGAACAGCCGAAGCCAATGCAGAGACAAAGTTCTgcaagagtgacctcaaaaaacgTAACACCAGTGACACCTTCAGCAGTACCTTCAACGAGAG GTTTACCGAGGTGGTGGGGGGACAGACGGACGGAACGCCCGACCTGCTCTTCTCCAAGATTGGTGAAAACTCCAAGGCCTTCGCTGATTGGGCAAGTAGCCTGAAAACCATACCTGATATCATCAactactctctccatcctctccacctATTGGTGAAAAAGGCCAGCAAGAGGGCGGGGCTGAAGAAGGCCGTGGAGGACTACATCCTGAAACACGCCCTGTTCAAGCACTGCTCTGGGAAGTGCAAGGGAAGCTCCAGGTCCAGTACCCATGActcctgtcagtgtgtgtgccagACCAGTAAGGAGATGACCAGCCAATGCTGCCCGCAGGAGAAGGGCTTGGCTCACCTTACCGTCACCGTGAAGAAAGCCAGGGACCTCTGGGGAGACACCACCTCCCAGACCGACGGCTTTGTCAAG GTGCTCATGGGAAAAGACGTCAAGCAGACCAGGGTGATCCATAACAACGACAACCCCATGTGGAAGGAGGTCTTCAAATTTGGGACAGTCAAGCTGTCCCTGGCCAGCGAGCTCAAGTTCACTGTATACGATGAAGACAATTGGTCGAACGAACTCCTGGGTGAATGCAAAGTCCAGCCCGTCAAAGCTGGGATTCACGACGATATGTGTCCCATGAGTCACGGCAGCCTGTTCTACTCCTACAAGGTCGACTGCGCCCCAGGGCTTCGGGGCCACACCTGTGGGGAGTACGCCCCTTCCGGGATGAACTCTGACCTCTCTTACCTCTATACCTCCCGCAACGCCCTGAACATGACTCAGGAACTGCTGGCTCACATCCGGATGGGCCAGCCCCTAGGAGACCCTTTGACCTTCTTGGTGAAGCAGAGGGATAATGATCACCCTGCCCTCAGTTAG